The Camelina sativa cultivar DH55 chromosome 14, Cs, whole genome shotgun sequence genome includes a window with the following:
- the LOC104744028 gene encoding uncharacterized protein LOC104744028, with protein MPPCQIHSAPSPPPKKDLSSSVSFKGWRFANKAFKLWVGKMAALHRGTWRKAGIYEAVMASTYKISKNTDLVLGIAEKWCPDTNTFVFSWGEATITLEDVMLLSGLPVLGSPVFAALDSSGEKIKAKLDFEWCAIKRRGNVNFVTTVTWIKRFMDRVDEYDEHVAFLVLWLTYFVLPSRYHHVSQDVFPIAIHLSRGTRVALAPAVLAHLYADLSLLKTHITSFSESTNTACIDLTALFKLVQVWTWERFTELQPEPNPLLKDEPRLALWSEMKQTTTDARLILDNSNIDSFEWRPYTKTVENWRFPLFYPEQAMRVPVSSSLDDELISFARCIRVSELVGVDNVEHYFPNRVASQFGILQDVPHNVHRDNRARGAAWSDYNKPISAMELCIPSRSMIPRVTTRFCEWWRKTFPEFQKYSSKEKGVVESAETSNARNIIGDSIVPSGARMNSTSSESSDEITISERLNKRKCMEEARDKRRKGMEEARDKRRKYVNQARETGSKTVAGESGKNMALIPFVGNKSSDPPLGGNKRALDIVVSNADLIDDGSKKPKCMEQARDKRRKYTSQPPEIGSKSMSDESGNNIALIPFVGNKTSDPPLGGNEGLLDIVVYGSNADLIDDGSNKPECLLKEDGIIAGRSDEKLCSNEAKKEVDDSYEKRFEELKVMSSTLEETINKVLKKVTLMKERKVEKLRKIAAARLI; from the exons ATGCCTCCTTGCCAAATTCATTCGGCTCCTTCCCCTCCACCGAAGAAGGATCTCTCTTCCAGCGTCTCCTTCAAAGGGTGGAGATTTGCAAACAAGGCATTTAAGCTTTGGGTTGGTAAAATGGCAGCTTTGCACCGAGGCACATGGAGGAAAGCTGGGATTTATGAAGCAGTCATGGCGTCCACAtacaaaatctctaaaaacaCAGATCTCGTTCTGGGTATTGCTGAGAAATGGTGTCCTGACACCAAcacctttgttttctcttgggGTGAAGCAACCATAACCCTTGAAGACGTTATGCTGCTTTCAGGTCTCCCTGTTTTGGGTTCACCTGTCTTTGCTGCTCTGGATAGCTCAGGAGAGAAGATTAAGGCGAAACTGGATTTTGAATGGTGCGCTATTAAACGCAGAGGTAACGTCAATTTTGTAACAACGGTGACATGGATAAAGAGATTCATGGACAGAGTCGATGAGTATGATGAACATGTAGCCTTTCTTGTCTTGTGGCTTACTTATTTCGTTCTGCCATCACGCTACCATCATGTCTCTCAAGATGTTTTTCCAATTGCTATTCATCTTTCAAGGGGTACTAGGGTTGCTCTTGCTCCTGCTGTTCTTGCTCACTTGTATGCAGACCTAAGTCTCTTGAAAACCCACATCACATCTTTCAGCGAATCCACCAATACGGCTTGTATTGATCTGACTGCCTTGTTTAAGTTGGTTCAAGTTTGGACATGGGAGAGATTCACGGAACTACAGCCAGAACCTAATCCCTTGCTAAAAGATGAGCCAAGATTGGCTCTTTGGAGTGAGATGAAGCAGACAACCACTGATGCGAGACTGATCCTGGACAACTCCAATATTGACAGTTTCGAGTGGCGTCCCTACACAAAAACTGTTGAAAACTGGAGGTTTCCTCTGTTTTACCCTGAGCAAGCCATGCGTGTTCCTGTTTCCTCGAGTCTTGATGATGAACTCATCTCCTTTGCTCGATGCATCAGGGTTTCTGAGCTTGTTGGAGTTGACAATGTGGAGCATTACTTCCCCAACCGAGTGGCTTCACAGTTTGGAATACTTCAGGATGTTCCTCATAATGTTCACCGGGACAACCGCGCACGAGGTGCAGCTTGGAGTGATTATAATAAGCCTATCAGTGCAATGGAATTATGCATACCTTCCCGTTCTATGATACCTCGTGTTACCACGAGGTTCTGCGAGTGGTGGAGGAAGACGTTTCCAGAATTCCAGAAGTATTCTTCTAAGGAGAAGGGTGTTGTTGAATCAGCAGAAACATCGAATGCAAGAAACATCATTGGTGATAGTATTGTTCCTTCAGGCGCTAGGATGAACAGCACAAGCAGTGAATCCAGTGATGAAATAACTATATCTGAGCGTTTAAACAAACGCAAGTGCATGGAGGAAGCTCGAGACAAGAGACGCAAGGGCATGGAGGAAGCTCGAGACAAGAGACGCAAGTACGTGAATCAAGCTCGTGAAACAG GTTCTAAAACTGTGGCTGGTGAAAGTGGAAAGAATATGGCATTGATCCCATTTGTTGGAAACAAATCTTCAGATCCTCCCCTTGGTGGTAATAAAAGAGCACTTGACATTGTTGTGAGCAATGCTGATCTGATCGATGATGGCAGCAAGAAACCAAAGTGCATGGAGCAAGCTCGTGACAAGAGACGCAAGTACACAAGTCAACCTCCTGAAATAG gttCTAAAAGTATGTCTGATGAAAGTGGAAACAATATTGCATTGATCCCATTTGTTGGAAACAAGACTTCAGATCCTCCCCTTGGTGGTAATGAAGGATTACTTGACATTGTTGTGTATGGAAGCAATGCCGATCTGATCGATGATGGTAGCAACAAACCAGAGTGTTTGCTCAAAGAAGATGGTATCATAGCAGGACGCTCAGATGAGAAGTTGTGCAGTAATGAAGCTAAGAAGGAAGTTGATGACTCATACGAAAAGAGATTTGAAGAGCTGAAAGTGATGTCATCAACGTTAGAAGAGACTATTAATAAGGTACTAAAGAAGGTGACATTGATGAAAGAAAGGAAGGTCGAGAAACTGAGAAAAATCGCAGCAGCTCGTTTGATCTAG